The Terriglobales bacterium region CTGGCGGTGAGCCTGACGGCGAAGTCCGGGGCGACCCTCCACCTGGTGCTGGCGGGCCTGTTCTTCCTGGTGTCGGTAGTCTTCGTCCATCGGTCGTTCTACGGGATGAGGATCGGATCGGTGAAATCGGCGGCGGCCAAGGCAGAAATGCGGATGACAGCGGATTAGCGGACTGTTGAGGGCGAGACGCCCTCAGGACAGCCGGCGAGACGCCGGCGGTACATTAGGACGCCACCGGGTGACCGGTGGCGTTCGGCTTTGAGAGCAATCCCGCCCTCAGTCGCCCTTCATCTTGCTCCTCACGGACTTGGCGAGCTTCTCGATCTCCTCGGCCTTCTTGATGACCGCCAGCGACAGGGTCTCCTGGCCGGCCGTATCTACCTCACGCTTGAGTTGAGTGGCCAGGGTGAGAAGGCGGTCCGTATCGCGGCGGATCTCCTGGTACCGTTGCTTGGACTGCGCCTTCTTCAGCTCCTTTTCGCGTTCGATCTCTTCCTGAGTCGGGGCTTGTTGGCTACCGATGCGCTGCGACACTTGCGCTGCTGGCCGGGGCGCAGGCGGCCTGCGCCCCTCTTGGGCCAACGTTGGAAACACAGCAAGCAGCAAGAACGGAAGCAAGAAGCGATGACGCAACATGGCACTCTCCGGGTTTGAGTGCGAAGGATTATACCGGCGAGACCGGCTGCTATAATCGCGCGCGCCGGCCGCGCGTGGGCCGCTTTTCTCATGAGACTGCAAGCCATCCTTCAAGACTGGCGGGTTGACTCGTACAGCTTCCTCCGCCACGCGTTTCCCAAGATCCTGGTCGTGCTGGCCGGAGCGATCATCCTCCTCTGGCTGCTCAAGCTGGTCACCGGGCGGCTGGTGCGTTTTGCCGGACGCAAAGACCTTCCGGTCCCCCTCGACCCTCACCACGCGCGCGCTTCGAGGAAAGCCATGTACAAGCCGCACCCGCCCGCTTGTACGTGGTGGATTCCGAGTTGAGCAGACGGAAGCGCGAAATCAACTGACAGAAGGTAGGGGGTAGGAGGCGAGTGCTGGGATCCTCTTCTTGTTCCACCGCCTCGCTACTTGCTACCTGCTTTTCCCTTGGAGTCACGGACGAATTTGTAGCCGATGCCGCGCACGGTCAGCACGTACCTGGGCTGCGATTGGTCGGGTTCGATGTAGCGGCGCAGGCGCACGATAAAGTTGTCAATGGCCCGGGTGTCGGTGTCCTCCCGCAGATTCCAGACCTCGGCCAGAATGGCCCGGCGGGAGACCGGGTGGCCGGCGTTGCGGATGAGGTAGCGCAACAACTCCGCTTCCATCACCGTGAGGCGATAGGTCTTCTTGCCGGTGCGCAGCTCCAGGTTCTCGAAGTCCACGACCCGCCCGTCAAAGCTGTAGGTGTCGGAGGGCGGCTGCTCGCCGATGCCGCGCAACCATTGGGTGCGGCGCAGCAGGCTGGTGATCCGCGCCAGCAAGATGGAAAGCTCGAAGGGCTTGGGCAGATAATCGTCGGCGCCGGATTCGAATCCTCGTAACACGTCCTCGGGCCGTCCGCGCGCGGTCAACATCAGGACGGGAACATAGTTCCGCGCCTGGCGAAGCTCCTGGGCCACGGTGAAGCCGTCCTTCCCCGGCAACATCACGTCGAGCACCACCAAGTCGAACGGCTCTCTTGCCGTCAGCAGGCGCGTCAGCGCGTCTTCGCCTTTGTCGATGATCTGGACGGAATGGCCTTCGGCCTCCAGGTTGAAGCGGAGCCCTTCCGCCAGGTGGATCTCGTCTTCGACCAGCAGGATGCGGCTCATACGCGGTACATCCTGGGCAGGCGCATGGTGAAGGCGCTGCCCTGGCCTTCGCCTTCGCTCTCGGCCAGCACGTCGCCCCCGTGGCGGCGGGCGATGGAGCGCACGATGAACAGTCCCAGCCCGGTGCCTTTCACCTGGCCGGCGGCGGCCGGCGCACGGTAGAAGCGCTTGAAGATCCGCTTCAACTCCCGCCGGGGGATGCCGATCCCGTTGTCGCGTACGCGCAGCAGGACGGTATCGAGGTCGGGAGTGACCACGTCTACCACGATGTCCTTCCGCTCGCCGGAGTATTTGACCGCGTTGTCGAGGAGGTTGGCGGTGGCGGTGCGAAGCTCCTCAGGATTCCCCCGCAGGAAGATCTCGCCCTGGGGCGCCACGCCGAAGCGCAACGATTCCGGGGTGAGGTGGTGGCGGATGCGGGCGA contains the following coding sequences:
- a CDS encoding response regulator transcription factor is translated as MSRILLVEDEIHLAEGLRFNLEAEGHSVQIIDKGEDALTRLLTAREPFDLVVLDVMLPGKDGFTVAQELRQARNYVPVLMLTARGRPEDVLRGFESGADDYLPKPFELSILLARITSLLRRTQWLRGIGEQPPSDTYSFDGRVVDFENLELRTGKKTYRLTVMEAELLRYLIRNAGHPVSRRAILAEVWNLREDTDTRAIDNFIVRLRRYIEPDQSQPRYVLTVRGIGYKFVRDSKGKAGSK